The following are from one region of the Betta splendens chromosome 15, fBetSpl5.4, whole genome shotgun sequence genome:
- the aftphb gene encoding aftiphilin isoform X3 — protein MDPDVTRRHPCSPPPPEDGGDDEEDDGRVGSGEFGGGSAASCSPLSAAASTEPVTTPAPPPPSSSSNLPAEQCQPASSGNSGSDRERADVKGQGYVASLRLENGFSTKEYDSGNRRGSCPEGAFSPEEETGFADFTVFTDQAAHPWCCGFSPISSTEQLGERVEGLTLSEKVCDPGQEAILDSEPRSHCARERKADVYTKFRHCEKGGPASGEPSQDHHQPQGAAAAFDFHPAESHLWEEDEGKPVDRWQEGGHCLDEAEDAGDGIFSNVPHAFSMYNNASEDLGSFGDDFSFEGVSADLEPNVSSLASNEDQTDWDKTDDEDEELGDCKLSDSVNSSMGDLRQSEAGNALNLCKQSATQETPAASSLCGPQLNSVAKTAGQFSAFNHSSSEGQRDPAHADARVENLGSLPPSDSFADFCSAPTQEDGDGSWVEFKEQRTQEDSKSRTQLTEKVSRLRADEDAEQEQEQEQAGQCRSVRRNSCQASLLYRVQQLLLDTFPETVGTAPDDELLLSLDALLHTQHLPERREEEKEVSSGQWKQGGLWWPQQDIHSAVGLQFQWKGSHTNRTLLSCLGVDTRNIVFVGLKKQPVTVPAFASGLQGLLEPTKDFVPAILSSQYPAVTAQTPPRPRATPDPSTASVQEALPSRQLGWSSRGLSSSQDDCSALNLDFFGTEEENRSSSNSPPSGLDPDLYELTITKVEPTHNSCHLENTMNRLMSTAVRTSTTIRKPQQDEELSTEAGRVIENLPNLSFMNAKVLMFPSILVSKECSAE, from the exons atggaCCCGGACGTCACGCGCAGACACCcctgctcccctcctccacccgaggatggtggtgatgatgaggaggacgatGGGCGCGTGGGATCAGGGGAGTTTGGGGGGGGTTCTGCTGCGTCCTGCTCGCCGCTCAGCGCCGCTGCTTCCACTGAGCCTGTAACGacgccagctcctcctccaccctcctccagctccaaccTCCCAGCTGAACAATGCCAGCCTGCATCCAGTGGGAACTCTGGGTCCGACAGGGAGCGGGCAGACGTCAAAGGGCAGGGTTATGTGGCATCTTTGCGTCTGGAAAATGGATTTTCAACAAAAGAGTACGACTCTGGCAACAGACGTGGTTCTTGTCCAGAAGGTGCTTTCTCTCCGGAGGAGGAAACCGGCTTTGCCGACTTCACTGTGTTTACTGATCAGGCAGCACACCCCTGGTGCTGTGGCTTCTCTCCCATAAGCAGCACAGAGCAGTTGGGTGAAAGGGTGGAGGGCTTGACCCTGTCTGAGAAAGTGTGCGATCCAGGACAGGAGGCCATTTTGGACTCTGAGCCCAGGTCTCATTGTGCACGTGAGCGAAAAGCAGATGTTTACACTAAGTTCAGGCACTGTGAAAAAGGAGGTCCAGCCTCTGGTGAACCATCTCAGGACCACCACCAGCCtcagggagctgcagcagcttttgacTTTCATCCTGCCGAGTCTCATCTttgggaggaggatgaaggcaaGCCAGTGGACCGTTGGCAGGAAGGGGGACATTGTCTGGATGAGGCAGAGGATGCTGGAGATGGGATCTTTTCTAATGTTCCACACGCATTTAGCATGTATAACAATGCTTCAGAGGACCTCGGATCCTTCGGGGATGATTTCTCATTTGAGGGTGTTTCTGCAGACTTGGAACCAAATGTTTCATCTCTTGCTTCTAACGAGGATCAGACTGATTGGGACAAgactgatgatgaagatgaagaactGGGAGATTGCAAACTCTCTGACTCAGTAAACAGCAGCATGGGAGATCTCAGGCAGTCTGAGGCAGGGAATGCTTTAAATCTTTGCAAACAATCAGCAACTCAGGAAACACCTGCTGCCTCCAGTCTTTGTGGACCTCAGCTAAATTCTGTGGCAAAAACAGCGGGACAGTTTTCAGCTTTCAATCACAGTAGTTCCGAGGGCCAGCGGGACCCAGCACATGCGGATGCAAGGGTGGAAAACCTAGGAAGCCTCCCGCCGAGTGACAGCTTTGCAGATTTCTGCTCAGCGCCCACACAAGAGGACGGAGATGGGTCGTGGGTGGAGTTCAAGGAACAGAGGACTCAGGAGGATTCAAAATCCCGTACACAGCTCACAGAGAAAGTCAGCAGGCTGCGTGCGGATGAGGATgctgagcaggagcaggagcaggagcaggcggGGCAATGCCGATCTGTGAGGAGAAACAGCTGTCAG GCCTCACTGTTGTACCGggttcagcagctccttctggaCACTTTCCCAGAGACAGTGGGCACAGCTCCGGATGATGAGTTGCTGCTCAGCCTTGATGCCCTGCTTCACACCCAGCACCTTcctgagaggagggaggaggagaaggaagtgaGCAGTGGTCAGTG GAAGCAGGGAGGCCTGTGGTGGCCACAGCAGGACATCCACAGTGCAGTAGGCCTCCAGTTTCAGTGGAAAGGCTCCCATACAAACAGAACTCTTCTGAGCTGCCTCGGTGTGGACACCAGGAACATT GTGTTTGTTGGCCTGAAGAAGCAGCCCGTGACTGTGCCTGCTTTCGCATCTGGCCTG CAGGGATTGCTAGAGCCCACCAAAGACTTTGTGCCAGCTATTCTTTCTTCACAATATCCAGCAGTCACAGCACAAACGCCTCCAAGGCCTCGGGCCACACCAGACCCCTCAACAGCTTCTGTGCAG GAGGCGCTCCCTTCGCGCCAGCTGGGCTGGAGCAGCCGTGGCCTTAGCAGCTCTCAGGACG ACTGCTCTGCTCTCAACCTGGATTTTTTTGGtactgaggaggagaacagaTCCAGCAGCAACAGCCCACCCTCAG GACTTGACCCCGACCTGTATGAGCTGACCATTACCAAAGTGGAACCCACCCATAACAGCTGCCACCTAGAGAACACAATGAATCGGCTGATGTCCACCGCGGTTAGAACCAGCACCACCATTAG AAAGCCCCAGCAGGATGAGGAGCTGAGTACTGAGGCTGGCAGAGTCATTGAGAACCTTCCTAATCTCTCCTTCATGAACGCCAAGGTCCTCATGTTTCCAAGCATACTCGTATCCAAGGAATGCAGTGCAGAGTGA
- the aftphb gene encoding aftiphilin isoform X2 has protein sequence MFVLCRCVSAADLREAMDPDVTRRHPCSPPPPEDGGDDEEDDGRVGSGEFGGGSAASCSPLSAAASTEPVTTPAPPPPSSSSNLPAEQCQPASSGNSGSDRERADVKGQGYVASLRLENGFSTKEYDSGNRRGSCPEGAFSPEEETGFADFTVFTDQAAHPWCCGFSPISSTEQLGERVEGLTLSEKVCDPGQEAILDSEPRSHCARERKADVYTKFRHCEKGGPASGEPSQDHHQPQGAAAAFDFHPAESHLWEEDEGKPVDRWQEGGHCLDEAEDAGDGIFSNVPHAFSMYNNASEDLGSFGDDFSFEGVSADLEPNVSSLASNEDQTDWDKTDDEDEELGDCKLSDSVNSSMGDLRQSEAGNALNLCKQSATQETPAASSLCGPQLNSVAKTAGQFSAFNHSSSEGQRDPAHADARVENLGSLPPSDSFADFCSAPTQEDGDGSWVEFKEQRTQEDSKSRTQLTEKVSRLRADEDAEQEQEQEQAGQCRSVRRNSCQASLLYRVQQLLLDTFPETVGTAPDDELLLSLDALLHTQHLPERREEEKEVSSGQWKQGGLWWPQQDIHSAVGLQFQWKGSHTNRTLLSCLGVDTRNIVFVGLKKQPVTVPAFASGLGLLEPTKDFVPAILSSQYPAVTAQTPPRPRATPDPSTASVQEALPSRQLGWSSRGLSSSQDDCSALNLDFFGTEEENRSSSNSPPSGLDPDLYELTITKVEPTHNSCHLENTMNRLMSTAVRTSTTIRKPQQDEELSTEAGRVIENLPNLSFMNAKVLMFPSILVSKECSAE, from the exons ATGTTCGTCCTCTGCAG GTGCGTGAGCGCTGCAgatctgagagaagccatggaCCCGGACGTCACGCGCAGACACCcctgctcccctcctccacccgaggatggtggtgatgatgaggaggacgatGGGCGCGTGGGATCAGGGGAGTTTGGGGGGGGTTCTGCTGCGTCCTGCTCGCCGCTCAGCGCCGCTGCTTCCACTGAGCCTGTAACGacgccagctcctcctccaccctcctccagctccaaccTCCCAGCTGAACAATGCCAGCCTGCATCCAGTGGGAACTCTGGGTCCGACAGGGAGCGGGCAGACGTCAAAGGGCAGGGTTATGTGGCATCTTTGCGTCTGGAAAATGGATTTTCAACAAAAGAGTACGACTCTGGCAACAGACGTGGTTCTTGTCCAGAAGGTGCTTTCTCTCCGGAGGAGGAAACCGGCTTTGCCGACTTCACTGTGTTTACTGATCAGGCAGCACACCCCTGGTGCTGTGGCTTCTCTCCCATAAGCAGCACAGAGCAGTTGGGTGAAAGGGTGGAGGGCTTGACCCTGTCTGAGAAAGTGTGCGATCCAGGACAGGAGGCCATTTTGGACTCTGAGCCCAGGTCTCATTGTGCACGTGAGCGAAAAGCAGATGTTTACACTAAGTTCAGGCACTGTGAAAAAGGAGGTCCAGCCTCTGGTGAACCATCTCAGGACCACCACCAGCCtcagggagctgcagcagcttttgacTTTCATCCTGCCGAGTCTCATCTttgggaggaggatgaaggcaaGCCAGTGGACCGTTGGCAGGAAGGGGGACATTGTCTGGATGAGGCAGAGGATGCTGGAGATGGGATCTTTTCTAATGTTCCACACGCATTTAGCATGTATAACAATGCTTCAGAGGACCTCGGATCCTTCGGGGATGATTTCTCATTTGAGGGTGTTTCTGCAGACTTGGAACCAAATGTTTCATCTCTTGCTTCTAACGAGGATCAGACTGATTGGGACAAgactgatgatgaagatgaagaactGGGAGATTGCAAACTCTCTGACTCAGTAAACAGCAGCATGGGAGATCTCAGGCAGTCTGAGGCAGGGAATGCTTTAAATCTTTGCAAACAATCAGCAACTCAGGAAACACCTGCTGCCTCCAGTCTTTGTGGACCTCAGCTAAATTCTGTGGCAAAAACAGCGGGACAGTTTTCAGCTTTCAATCACAGTAGTTCCGAGGGCCAGCGGGACCCAGCACATGCGGATGCAAGGGTGGAAAACCTAGGAAGCCTCCCGCCGAGTGACAGCTTTGCAGATTTCTGCTCAGCGCCCACACAAGAGGACGGAGATGGGTCGTGGGTGGAGTTCAAGGAACAGAGGACTCAGGAGGATTCAAAATCCCGTACACAGCTCACAGAGAAAGTCAGCAGGCTGCGTGCGGATGAGGATgctgagcaggagcaggagcaggagcaggcggGGCAATGCCGATCTGTGAGGAGAAACAGCTGTCAG GCCTCACTGTTGTACCGggttcagcagctccttctggaCACTTTCCCAGAGACAGTGGGCACAGCTCCGGATGATGAGTTGCTGCTCAGCCTTGATGCCCTGCTTCACACCCAGCACCTTcctgagaggagggaggaggagaaggaagtgaGCAGTGGTCAGTG GAAGCAGGGAGGCCTGTGGTGGCCACAGCAGGACATCCACAGTGCAGTAGGCCTCCAGTTTCAGTGGAAAGGCTCCCATACAAACAGAACTCTTCTGAGCTGCCTCGGTGTGGACACCAGGAACATT GTGTTTGTTGGCCTGAAGAAGCAGCCCGTGACTGTGCCTGCTTTCGCATCTGGCCTG GGATTGCTAGAGCCCACCAAAGACTTTGTGCCAGCTATTCTTTCTTCACAATATCCAGCAGTCACAGCACAAACGCCTCCAAGGCCTCGGGCCACACCAGACCCCTCAACAGCTTCTGTGCAG GAGGCGCTCCCTTCGCGCCAGCTGGGCTGGAGCAGCCGTGGCCTTAGCAGCTCTCAGGACG ACTGCTCTGCTCTCAACCTGGATTTTTTTGGtactgaggaggagaacagaTCCAGCAGCAACAGCCCACCCTCAG GACTTGACCCCGACCTGTATGAGCTGACCATTACCAAAGTGGAACCCACCCATAACAGCTGCCACCTAGAGAACACAATGAATCGGCTGATGTCCACCGCGGTTAGAACCAGCACCACCATTAG AAAGCCCCAGCAGGATGAGGAGCTGAGTACTGAGGCTGGCAGAGTCATTGAGAACCTTCCTAATCTCTCCTTCATGAACGCCAAGGTCCTCATGTTTCCAAGCATACTCGTATCCAAGGAATGCAGTGCAGAGTGA
- the aftphb gene encoding aftiphilin isoform X1, producing the protein MFVLCRCVSAADLREAMDPDVTRRHPCSPPPPEDGGDDEEDDGRVGSGEFGGGSAASCSPLSAAASTEPVTTPAPPPPSSSSNLPAEQCQPASSGNSGSDRERADVKGQGYVASLRLENGFSTKEYDSGNRRGSCPEGAFSPEEETGFADFTVFTDQAAHPWCCGFSPISSTEQLGERVEGLTLSEKVCDPGQEAILDSEPRSHCARERKADVYTKFRHCEKGGPASGEPSQDHHQPQGAAAAFDFHPAESHLWEEDEGKPVDRWQEGGHCLDEAEDAGDGIFSNVPHAFSMYNNASEDLGSFGDDFSFEGVSADLEPNVSSLASNEDQTDWDKTDDEDEELGDCKLSDSVNSSMGDLRQSEAGNALNLCKQSATQETPAASSLCGPQLNSVAKTAGQFSAFNHSSSEGQRDPAHADARVENLGSLPPSDSFADFCSAPTQEDGDGSWVEFKEQRTQEDSKSRTQLTEKVSRLRADEDAEQEQEQEQAGQCRSVRRNSCQASLLYRVQQLLLDTFPETVGTAPDDELLLSLDALLHTQHLPERREEEKEVSSGQWKQGGLWWPQQDIHSAVGLQFQWKGSHTNRTLLSCLGVDTRNIVFVGLKKQPVTVPAFASGLQGLLEPTKDFVPAILSSQYPAVTAQTPPRPRATPDPSTASVQEALPSRQLGWSSRGLSSSQDDCSALNLDFFGTEEENRSSSNSPPSGLDPDLYELTITKVEPTHNSCHLENTMNRLMSTAVRTSTTIRKPQQDEELSTEAGRVIENLPNLSFMNAKVLMFPSILVSKECSAE; encoded by the exons ATGTTCGTCCTCTGCAG GTGCGTGAGCGCTGCAgatctgagagaagccatggaCCCGGACGTCACGCGCAGACACCcctgctcccctcctccacccgaggatggtggtgatgatgaggaggacgatGGGCGCGTGGGATCAGGGGAGTTTGGGGGGGGTTCTGCTGCGTCCTGCTCGCCGCTCAGCGCCGCTGCTTCCACTGAGCCTGTAACGacgccagctcctcctccaccctcctccagctccaaccTCCCAGCTGAACAATGCCAGCCTGCATCCAGTGGGAACTCTGGGTCCGACAGGGAGCGGGCAGACGTCAAAGGGCAGGGTTATGTGGCATCTTTGCGTCTGGAAAATGGATTTTCAACAAAAGAGTACGACTCTGGCAACAGACGTGGTTCTTGTCCAGAAGGTGCTTTCTCTCCGGAGGAGGAAACCGGCTTTGCCGACTTCACTGTGTTTACTGATCAGGCAGCACACCCCTGGTGCTGTGGCTTCTCTCCCATAAGCAGCACAGAGCAGTTGGGTGAAAGGGTGGAGGGCTTGACCCTGTCTGAGAAAGTGTGCGATCCAGGACAGGAGGCCATTTTGGACTCTGAGCCCAGGTCTCATTGTGCACGTGAGCGAAAAGCAGATGTTTACACTAAGTTCAGGCACTGTGAAAAAGGAGGTCCAGCCTCTGGTGAACCATCTCAGGACCACCACCAGCCtcagggagctgcagcagcttttgacTTTCATCCTGCCGAGTCTCATCTttgggaggaggatgaaggcaaGCCAGTGGACCGTTGGCAGGAAGGGGGACATTGTCTGGATGAGGCAGAGGATGCTGGAGATGGGATCTTTTCTAATGTTCCACACGCATTTAGCATGTATAACAATGCTTCAGAGGACCTCGGATCCTTCGGGGATGATTTCTCATTTGAGGGTGTTTCTGCAGACTTGGAACCAAATGTTTCATCTCTTGCTTCTAACGAGGATCAGACTGATTGGGACAAgactgatgatgaagatgaagaactGGGAGATTGCAAACTCTCTGACTCAGTAAACAGCAGCATGGGAGATCTCAGGCAGTCTGAGGCAGGGAATGCTTTAAATCTTTGCAAACAATCAGCAACTCAGGAAACACCTGCTGCCTCCAGTCTTTGTGGACCTCAGCTAAATTCTGTGGCAAAAACAGCGGGACAGTTTTCAGCTTTCAATCACAGTAGTTCCGAGGGCCAGCGGGACCCAGCACATGCGGATGCAAGGGTGGAAAACCTAGGAAGCCTCCCGCCGAGTGACAGCTTTGCAGATTTCTGCTCAGCGCCCACACAAGAGGACGGAGATGGGTCGTGGGTGGAGTTCAAGGAACAGAGGACTCAGGAGGATTCAAAATCCCGTACACAGCTCACAGAGAAAGTCAGCAGGCTGCGTGCGGATGAGGATgctgagcaggagcaggagcaggagcaggcggGGCAATGCCGATCTGTGAGGAGAAACAGCTGTCAG GCCTCACTGTTGTACCGggttcagcagctccttctggaCACTTTCCCAGAGACAGTGGGCACAGCTCCGGATGATGAGTTGCTGCTCAGCCTTGATGCCCTGCTTCACACCCAGCACCTTcctgagaggagggaggaggagaaggaagtgaGCAGTGGTCAGTG GAAGCAGGGAGGCCTGTGGTGGCCACAGCAGGACATCCACAGTGCAGTAGGCCTCCAGTTTCAGTGGAAAGGCTCCCATACAAACAGAACTCTTCTGAGCTGCCTCGGTGTGGACACCAGGAACATT GTGTTTGTTGGCCTGAAGAAGCAGCCCGTGACTGTGCCTGCTTTCGCATCTGGCCTG CAGGGATTGCTAGAGCCCACCAAAGACTTTGTGCCAGCTATTCTTTCTTCACAATATCCAGCAGTCACAGCACAAACGCCTCCAAGGCCTCGGGCCACACCAGACCCCTCAACAGCTTCTGTGCAG GAGGCGCTCCCTTCGCGCCAGCTGGGCTGGAGCAGCCGTGGCCTTAGCAGCTCTCAGGACG ACTGCTCTGCTCTCAACCTGGATTTTTTTGGtactgaggaggagaacagaTCCAGCAGCAACAGCCCACCCTCAG GACTTGACCCCGACCTGTATGAGCTGACCATTACCAAAGTGGAACCCACCCATAACAGCTGCCACCTAGAGAACACAATGAATCGGCTGATGTCCACCGCGGTTAGAACCAGCACCACCATTAG AAAGCCCCAGCAGGATGAGGAGCTGAGTACTGAGGCTGGCAGAGTCATTGAGAACCTTCCTAATCTCTCCTTCATGAACGCCAAGGTCCTCATGTTTCCAAGCATACTCGTATCCAAGGAATGCAGTGCAGAGTGA
- the aftphb gene encoding aftiphilin isoform X4, translating into MFVLCRCVSAADLREAMDPDVTRRHPCSPPPPEDGGDDEEDDGRVGSGEFGGGSAASCSPLSAAASTEPVTTPAPPPPSSSSNLPAEQCQPASSGNSGSDRERADVKGQGYVASLRLENGFSTKEYDSGNRRGSCPEGAFSPEEETGFADFTVFTDQAAHPWCCGFSPISSTEQLGERVEGLTLSEKVCDPGQEAILDSEPRSHCARERKADVYTKFRHCEKGGPASGEPSQDHHQPQGAAAAFDFHPAESHLWEEDEGKPVDRWQEGGHCLDEAEDAGDGIFSNVPHAFSMYNNASEDLGSFGDDFSFEGVSADLEPNVSSLASNEDQTDWDKTDDEDEELGDCKLSDSVNSSMGDLRQSEAGNALNLCKQSATQETPAASSLCGPQLNSVAKTAGQFSAFNHSSSEGQRDPAHADARVENLGSLPPSDSFADFCSAPTQEDGDGSWVEFKEQRTQEDSKSRTQLTEKVSRLRADEDAEQEQEQEQAGQCRSVRRNSCQASLLYRVQQLLLDTFPETVGTAPDDELLLSLDALLHTQHLPERREEEKEVSSGQWKQGGLWWPQQDIHSAVGLQFQWKGSHTNRTLLSCLGVDTRNIVFVGLKKQPVTVPAFASGLQGLLEPTKDFVPAILSSQYPAVTAQTPPRPRATPDPSTASVQEALPSRQLGWSSRGLSSSQDGTSPRRAPHFWGRK; encoded by the exons ATGTTCGTCCTCTGCAG GTGCGTGAGCGCTGCAgatctgagagaagccatggaCCCGGACGTCACGCGCAGACACCcctgctcccctcctccacccgaggatggtggtgatgatgaggaggacgatGGGCGCGTGGGATCAGGGGAGTTTGGGGGGGGTTCTGCTGCGTCCTGCTCGCCGCTCAGCGCCGCTGCTTCCACTGAGCCTGTAACGacgccagctcctcctccaccctcctccagctccaaccTCCCAGCTGAACAATGCCAGCCTGCATCCAGTGGGAACTCTGGGTCCGACAGGGAGCGGGCAGACGTCAAAGGGCAGGGTTATGTGGCATCTTTGCGTCTGGAAAATGGATTTTCAACAAAAGAGTACGACTCTGGCAACAGACGTGGTTCTTGTCCAGAAGGTGCTTTCTCTCCGGAGGAGGAAACCGGCTTTGCCGACTTCACTGTGTTTACTGATCAGGCAGCACACCCCTGGTGCTGTGGCTTCTCTCCCATAAGCAGCACAGAGCAGTTGGGTGAAAGGGTGGAGGGCTTGACCCTGTCTGAGAAAGTGTGCGATCCAGGACAGGAGGCCATTTTGGACTCTGAGCCCAGGTCTCATTGTGCACGTGAGCGAAAAGCAGATGTTTACACTAAGTTCAGGCACTGTGAAAAAGGAGGTCCAGCCTCTGGTGAACCATCTCAGGACCACCACCAGCCtcagggagctgcagcagcttttgacTTTCATCCTGCCGAGTCTCATCTttgggaggaggatgaaggcaaGCCAGTGGACCGTTGGCAGGAAGGGGGACATTGTCTGGATGAGGCAGAGGATGCTGGAGATGGGATCTTTTCTAATGTTCCACACGCATTTAGCATGTATAACAATGCTTCAGAGGACCTCGGATCCTTCGGGGATGATTTCTCATTTGAGGGTGTTTCTGCAGACTTGGAACCAAATGTTTCATCTCTTGCTTCTAACGAGGATCAGACTGATTGGGACAAgactgatgatgaagatgaagaactGGGAGATTGCAAACTCTCTGACTCAGTAAACAGCAGCATGGGAGATCTCAGGCAGTCTGAGGCAGGGAATGCTTTAAATCTTTGCAAACAATCAGCAACTCAGGAAACACCTGCTGCCTCCAGTCTTTGTGGACCTCAGCTAAATTCTGTGGCAAAAACAGCGGGACAGTTTTCAGCTTTCAATCACAGTAGTTCCGAGGGCCAGCGGGACCCAGCACATGCGGATGCAAGGGTGGAAAACCTAGGAAGCCTCCCGCCGAGTGACAGCTTTGCAGATTTCTGCTCAGCGCCCACACAAGAGGACGGAGATGGGTCGTGGGTGGAGTTCAAGGAACAGAGGACTCAGGAGGATTCAAAATCCCGTACACAGCTCACAGAGAAAGTCAGCAGGCTGCGTGCGGATGAGGATgctgagcaggagcaggagcaggagcaggcggGGCAATGCCGATCTGTGAGGAGAAACAGCTGTCAG GCCTCACTGTTGTACCGggttcagcagctccttctggaCACTTTCCCAGAGACAGTGGGCACAGCTCCGGATGATGAGTTGCTGCTCAGCCTTGATGCCCTGCTTCACACCCAGCACCTTcctgagaggagggaggaggagaaggaagtgaGCAGTGGTCAGTG GAAGCAGGGAGGCCTGTGGTGGCCACAGCAGGACATCCACAGTGCAGTAGGCCTCCAGTTTCAGTGGAAAGGCTCCCATACAAACAGAACTCTTCTGAGCTGCCTCGGTGTGGACACCAGGAACATT GTGTTTGTTGGCCTGAAGAAGCAGCCCGTGACTGTGCCTGCTTTCGCATCTGGCCTG CAGGGATTGCTAGAGCCCACCAAAGACTTTGTGCCAGCTATTCTTTCTTCACAATATCCAGCAGTCACAGCACAAACGCCTCCAAGGCCTCGGGCCACACCAGACCCCTCAACAGCTTCTGTGCAG GAGGCGCTCCCTTCGCGCCAGCTGGGCTGGAGCAGCCGTGGCCTTAGCAGCTCTCAGGACGGTACGTCCCCACGCCGAGCTCCTCACTTCTGGGGCCGGAAGTAG
- the LOC114842085 gene encoding galectin-related protein-like: MAVQAAEKDGINVEDDHLNDSLGSAGLISPDKEDLSRLLTVPFSGRIRGGMRPGKKIIVMGIVDLEPESFDVSLTCGRDAEKEAPPYDVALKLRARFSDRQFLRSARVSGKWTEEEASTVYFPFIPDQPFRVEIHCEHQRFRIFVDGHQLFDFYHKVKSLSSIDTVRIQGDLQITKLG, encoded by the exons ATGGCGGTGCAGGCAGCGGAGAAGGACGGCATA AACGTGGAGGACGACCACCTGAACGACTCGCTGGGCAGCGCCGGCCTCATCTCGCCTGACAAGGAGGACCTGTCGCGGCTCCTG ACGGTGCCGTTCAGCGGACGCATCCGCGGCGGCATGCGACCAGGAAAGAAGATCATCGTGATGGGCATCGTCGACCTGGAGCCAGAAAG CTTTGACGTGAGTCTGACCTGCGGACGCGACGCGGAGAAGGAGGCGCCGCCGTACGACGTGGCCCTGAAGCTCCGCGCCCGCTTCAGCGaccggcagttcctgcgcagcGCTCGGGTTTCTGGGAaatggacggaggaggaggcgtccaCCGTCTACTTCCCCTTCATCCCCGATCAGCCGTTCAGG GTCGAGATCCACTGCGAGCACCAGAGGTTCCGGATATTCGTGGACGGACACCAGCTCTTTGACTTTTATCACAAAGTAAAATCGTTGTCGTCCATCGACACAGTACGGATACAAGGAGATCTACAGATCACCAAGCTGGGTTAA